The Winogradskyella schleiferi genome has a window encoding:
- a CDS encoding lysophospholipid acyltransferase family protein, whose product MRKLLAYPLTALYAVCFLSTLVIFHPLQWLANNLFGYKALKVTVDWLQFFIMRCLNVLGTRISFNNPYNLPTDKPLIIVSNHQSMYDISPIMWYLRKHHVKFVSKKELGKGIPSVSYNLRHGGSVLIDRKNPRQSMVAMMKFGDYIEKTKRAAVIFPEGTRSKDGAPKPFKTKGLEMLIKKVPSALMVPITVNNSWKMLRYGKFPMGIGNHMKFTVHKPLEIINFTDKSELIQQVEQTIVEGIEK is encoded by the coding sequence ATGAGAAAACTATTAGCATATCCATTAACTGCTCTATATGCGGTTTGCTTTCTTTCGACCTTGGTTATTTTTCATCCTCTACAGTGGTTGGCGAACAATCTCTTTGGTTACAAGGCACTTAAGGTTACCGTAGATTGGCTTCAGTTCTTTATAATGCGCTGTCTTAATGTTTTGGGAACAAGGATTTCTTTTAATAATCCTTACAACTTACCAACTGACAAACCTTTAATTATAGTCTCCAACCATCAAAGTATGTATGACATATCACCAATTATGTGGTACTTGCGCAAACATCATGTCAAATTTGTGTCTAAAAAAGAGTTGGGAAAAGGCATCCCAAGCGTGTCCTATAATTTACGTCATGGTGGATCGGTTCTAATAGATCGGAAGAACCCAAGACAATCAATGGTTGCCATGATGAAGTTTGGCGACTATATTGAAAAAACAAAAAGAGCAGCAGTAATTTTTCCCGAAGGCACACGTAGTAAAGACGGAGCACCAAAACCTTTTAAAACCAAAGGTCTGGAAATGTTAATCAAAAAAGTACCATCAGCTCTCATGGTTCCGATAACAGTCAATAACTCTTGGAAAATGTTGAGGTACGGAAAATTCCCAATGGGAATTGGAAATCATATGAAATTTACTGTACATAAGCCCTTAGAAATTATTAACTTTACAGATAAGTCCGAATTAATTCAGCAAGTAGAACAAACTATTGTTGAAGGCATTGAGAAATAA
- a CDS encoding cytochrome-c peroxidase, translating to MKHIILSICLAFFFLSCKNENNQLENVSYLRDIYSQPDASKWPEPHLDSLIDKTTFKDIGLLGEVEHPKDNPYSAEKKLLGKMLFFDARLSETGQIACASCHNPELAWTDNITRSLGHDRQNNKRNSMTIKNVAFAHTLFWDGRAESLEHQASFPISDPKEMNTENNVAVERIAAVEGYLPLFEDAFGDTEINLDRILKSIATFERSLVSRTSKFDRFIKGKKDAFTDQEVLGMHLFRTKARCINCHNTPYFSDNQFHNDGQALFGTKDEDFGRYYHTKNKEDLGKFKTPTLREVSKTGPWMHHGHFPSLLDVVEFYNLGNPAPIQKKYLGIGRDSLIPTTSPMLKRLDLTKDEINALIAFMETLSTNTQRVNLNLMPE from the coding sequence ATGAAACATATTATTTTATCCATTTGTTTAGCCTTCTTTTTTCTGAGCTGTAAAAACGAAAATAATCAATTAGAAAATGTCAGTTACTTGCGCGATATTTACTCGCAACCCGATGCCAGCAAATGGCCGGAACCTCATCTAGACTCTTTAATTGATAAAACTACATTTAAGGATATTGGCCTATTAGGAGAGGTTGAACATCCAAAGGACAATCCATATTCTGCAGAAAAGAAGCTTTTGGGAAAGATGCTATTCTTTGATGCAAGATTGTCTGAAACGGGACAAATTGCCTGTGCGAGTTGTCATAACCCGGAGTTAGCCTGGACAGACAACATTACAAGATCTCTTGGACATGACCGGCAAAACAATAAGCGCAATTCCATGACGATTAAAAATGTGGCTTTTGCCCACACGCTTTTTTGGGATGGACGTGCTGAGAGTTTGGAGCATCAAGCCTCATTTCCCATTTCAGACCCAAAAGAGATGAATACAGAAAACAACGTTGCGGTGGAGAGAATTGCAGCTGTTGAAGGTTACTTGCCATTATTTGAAGATGCTTTTGGCGATACCGAAATAAACCTAGACCGTATTCTAAAATCAATTGCAACTTTTGAGCGTTCCTTAGTGAGTAGAACAAGTAAATTCGATCGTTTTATAAAAGGCAAAAAAGATGCTTTTACAGATCAAGAAGTCTTAGGAATGCATCTATTTAGAACCAAAGCACGTTGTATCAATTGCCATAACACGCCGTATTTTAGCGATAATCAATTTCATAATGATGGGCAAGCACTTTTCGGAACAAAAGATGAAGATTTTGGACGTTATTACCACACTAAAAACAAGGAAGATTTGGGCAAGTTTAAAACACCAACATTAAGGGAAGTTTCGAAAACAGGCCCTTGGATGCATCACGGTCATTTTCCTTCCTTATTAGATGTCGTTGAATTTTATAACCTTGGAAATCCGGCTCCAATTCAAAAGAAATATTTAGGTATTGGTCGTGATTCTTTAATACCTACGACCTCACCAATGTTAAAAAGATTGGATTTAACTAAAGATGAAATCAATGCGCTTATTGCATTTATGGAAACGCTTTCAACAAATACCCAGCGTGTGAACCTTAACCTCATGCCTGAATAG
- a CDS encoding metal ABC transporter permease: MSSAQIEIQLIASVVAVACAIPGTFLVLRKMAMISDAISHSILPGIVVGFFITQDLNSPLLILLAAFTGIITVVLVEYIQKTGLVKEDTAIGLVFPALFSIGVILIAKNANDVHLDVDAVLLGELAFAPFDRLLIAGTDVGPKSLWVVGTILLITITLLILFFKELKVSTFDKGLAASLGFSPAIIHYGLMSVSSVTTVGAFDAVGAILVVALMIAPAATAYLLTTDLKKMLTLAIGFGIFSAILGYWMAHWLDASIAGSITTVLGLVFLLVYLFAPSKGIIAVMYREKQQRTEVSLLTFLLHLKNHDEIEERHVNHLNEHINWQKVRSKTVLDLAQKNNLIHIENKVVSLTKKGDEFTSKAIDYIITNEDAQIEDMKDDFFLFRG; this comes from the coding sequence ATGAGTAGCGCGCAGATAGAAATACAACTCATAGCAAGTGTGGTCGCCGTTGCATGTGCTATTCCTGGGACTTTTTTGGTGCTGAGGAAAATGGCAATGATAAGTGATGCGATTAGTCATTCTATTTTACCAGGCATTGTTGTTGGCTTTTTTATCACTCAAGATTTAAATTCCCCTTTATTGATTCTTTTGGCAGCTTTCACAGGCATAATTACTGTTGTACTGGTTGAATACATTCAAAAAACAGGACTCGTAAAAGAAGATACTGCCATTGGATTGGTATTTCCTGCATTGTTTAGTATTGGCGTGATTCTAATTGCTAAAAATGCCAATGATGTCCATTTAGATGTTGATGCGGTTTTGTTAGGCGAATTGGCATTTGCTCCTTTTGACCGATTACTAATCGCAGGAACAGATGTTGGCCCAAAATCACTTTGGGTTGTTGGTACTATTCTTTTAATTACCATTACACTTTTGATTCTATTTTTTAAAGAATTAAAAGTAAGCACTTTTGATAAAGGCTTGGCCGCTTCCTTAGGATTCTCGCCGGCCATTATTCATTATGGTTTAATGTCAGTGTCTTCCGTAACTACAGTTGGTGCTTTTGATGCCGTTGGCGCAATTTTGGTTGTTGCCTTAATGATTGCACCTGCCGCAACTGCCTATTTACTGACCACTGATTTAAAGAAAATGTTGACACTTGCTATAGGTTTCGGTATTTTTAGCGCCATTTTAGGGTATTGGATGGCACATTGGTTAGATGCTTCCATTGCTGGCTCGATCACAACAGTTCTTGGATTGGTGTTTTTGTTAGTCTATTTGTTTGCACCATCAAAAGGAATTATTGCGGTAATGTACCGAGAAAAGCAACAGCGAACCGAAGTCTCCTTACTTACCTTTTTACTGCACTTAAAAAACCATGATGAAATTGAAGAACGCCATGTCAACCATCTTAACGAGCATATCAATTGGCAAAAAGTACGTTCTAAAACTGTTCTCGATTTAGCCCAGAAAAACAATTTGATCCATATTGAAAACAAAGTGGTTTCCTTAACCAAAAAAGGCGATGAATTTACATCAAAGGCTATCGACTATATCATTACCAATGAAGATGCACAAATTGAAGACATGAAGGATGATTTCTTTTTGTTTAGAGGATGA
- a CDS encoding BrxA/BrxB family bacilliredoxin, translating into MYPAELVKPMREDLTNVGFEELHTSEAVDKAIAKEGTTLVVVNSVCGCAAANARPGARTSLQNAKRPDHLVTVFAGVDKEATNKAREYMIPFPPSSPCMALFKDGELVHMLERHHIEGRPAELISENLMDAYNEHC; encoded by the coding sequence ATGTACCCAGCAGAATTAGTAAAACCAATGCGTGAGGATTTAACCAACGTCGGTTTTGAAGAATTACATACATCAGAAGCTGTAGATAAGGCGATTGCAAAAGAAGGCACCACACTTGTGGTTGTTAATTCGGTTTGTGGTTGTGCAGCTGCCAACGCCAGACCAGGCGCTAGAACCAGTTTACAAAATGCAAAACGACCAGACCATCTAGTAACCGTTTTTGCAGGTGTAGATAAAGAGGCTACAAATAAGGCACGAGAATATATGATTCCATTTCCTCCAAGTTCGCCTTGTATGGCATTATTTAAAGATGGGGAATTAGTGCATATGCTAGAGCGTCACCACATTGAAGGCAGACCTGCAGAGTTAATCTCAGAAAACCTTATGGATGCTTATAATGAGCATTGCTAG
- a CDS encoding RagB/SusD family nutrient uptake outer membrane protein: MKNRFIYILFISLGFWSCNDFLDVEPDLQVSLNEQLSTKEGVLQAYNGIYRDIESLMSSNYILYADALGGNIAYTPNSTNGIVMEFNQMSEAYNFRSTETELEFLDSYLLSYEIINQTNILLERLNTFSFFTSEELQQLEAELLSVRAMAHYQVSLMFAQNYNFTSDASHLGVVYNTSTIAIGEDFPARNTMAETYNLINDDLNSALDLYTDLQLLSGPSYSYFNMQTTKALYARIALQMNDWEIARDFSNDVINTSGITLTATEDYVSQWEQEVLPINEIVMEFTAPLDGDGTIVSSSITQYYSIVQTSNVAKHSASGDLLALYSEDDIRGEMFIVQDLNTNENGVISPKPYYFTKKFQNQAGTTFIRLSELYLIRAEANARLNNLDLALADLNILRTRANNNTLDTTNNILEEIFLERRRELAFENHLLFDIIRYKKDVIRNEDCIATVCNLAYPSDFLIQPIPFFSISLNQNIEQNEGY, from the coding sequence ATGAAAAATCGATTTATATATATTTTGTTTATCTCATTAGGTTTTTGGTCTTGTAATGATTTTTTAGATGTTGAGCCAGATTTACAAGTCTCACTAAATGAGCAGTTGTCCACAAAAGAGGGAGTTTTACAAGCTTATAATGGTATTTATAGAGATATCGAAAGCTTAATGTCCTCTAACTATATTTTATACGCAGATGCCTTGGGTGGGAATATAGCTTATACACCAAATTCTACAAATGGCATTGTAATGGAATTTAACCAAATGTCTGAAGCTTATAATTTTAGATCAACGGAAACAGAACTAGAATTCTTAGATTCTTATTTGCTTTCTTACGAGATTATCAATCAAACCAACATATTACTTGAGCGTCTAAATACCTTTAGCTTTTTTACATCTGAAGAATTACAACAACTTGAAGCTGAATTACTAAGTGTAAGAGCTATGGCGCACTACCAAGTGTCTTTAATGTTTGCCCAGAACTATAACTTTACTTCGGATGCTTCTCACCTCGGTGTTGTTTATAATACATCGACCATTGCCATAGGAGAAGATTTTCCAGCACGCAATACTATGGCTGAAACCTATAATCTTATCAATGACGATTTAAATAGTGCGTTAGACTTATACACGGATTTACAACTTTTATCTGGTCCGTCGTATTCTTATTTTAATATGCAAACTACAAAAGCATTATATGCAAGGATTGCTCTACAAATGAATGATTGGGAAATCGCCAGGGATTTTTCAAACGATGTTATCAATACATCAGGCATTACATTAACTGCTACTGAAGACTATGTTTCCCAGTGGGAACAGGAGGTATTACCCATTAATGAAATTGTGATGGAATTCACAGCGCCTCTAGATGGAGACGGAACTATTGTAAGTTCTAGTATCACTCAGTATTATAGCATAGTTCAAACATCTAATGTCGCCAAACACTCAGCATCTGGTGACCTTTTAGCTTTATATTCTGAAGACGACATTAGAGGAGAGATGTTTATTGTACAAGATTTGAACACCAATGAGAATGGCGTAATAAGTCCTAAACCCTATTATTTTACTAAAAAATTTCAAAATCAAGCGGGTACAACATTTATTAGACTTTCCGAATTATACTTAATAAGAGCGGAAGCGAACGCACGCTTAAATAATCTCGACCTGGCTCTTGCCGATTTAAACATTTTAAGAACTCGTGCCAACAATAATACTTTGGATACTACAAATAATATTCTTGAAGAAATCTTCTTAGAAAGACGACGCGAATTAGCCTTTGAAAATCATTTATTGTTTGATATTATACGCTACAAAAAGGATGTGATTAGAAATGAAGATTGCATAGCGACTGTTTGTAATCTGGCTTATCCTTCAGACTTTTTAATTCAACCTATTCCATTTTTTAGTATCTCATTAAATCAAAATATAGAACAAAATGAAGGCTATTAA
- a CDS encoding TerB family tellurite resistance protein, translated as MSFAKWIGGALGWSFGGPIGAIIGLAIGSFVDNLTGDGTPLLGERQAGRRQDPYRQRRTQRPKTQSGDFEVSLLILASIVIKADGKQDQRELDFVRQQFANMYGKDRANKAFELFKRISKQDISTRQVCLQIKQMMDHASRLQLLHFLFGIAKADGLVTEDELRQIYTITGYLGISNRDYQSIKAMFYNSSDNAYKILEISKSVSDDEVKKAYRTMAKKYHPDRVGHLGKEHQEGAEAKFRQVQEAYEHIQKERGFK; from the coding sequence ATGAGTTTTGCAAAATGGATAGGAGGTGCTTTGGGTTGGTCTTTTGGTGGTCCAATAGGTGCTATTATAGGTTTGGCTATCGGTAGTTTTGTCGATAATTTAACAGGTGACGGAACACCGTTGTTAGGTGAACGACAAGCAGGACGACGACAAGATCCTTATCGTCAAAGAAGAACACAGCGACCAAAAACACAGTCTGGTGACTTTGAAGTCAGCTTATTGATTTTAGCTTCAATAGTTATAAAAGCCGATGGCAAACAAGATCAACGCGAATTGGATTTTGTACGTCAGCAATTTGCTAATATGTATGGAAAGGATAGAGCCAATAAGGCTTTTGAGTTGTTTAAGCGTATTAGCAAACAGGATATTTCTACACGTCAGGTTTGTTTGCAGATTAAGCAGATGATGGATCATGCATCACGATTACAATTGTTGCATTTTTTATTCGGAATTGCCAAAGCAGATGGTTTAGTTACTGAAGATGAACTACGACAGATATACACAATCACAGGTTATTTAGGCATTAGCAATAGGGATTACCAAAGCATAAAAGCAATGTTCTACAATAGTAGTGATAATGCCTATAAAATCCTTGAAATCAGTAAATCAGTTTCTGATGATGAGGTCAAAAAAGCATATAGAACAATGGCCAAGAAATACCATCCAGACCGCGTTGGACATTTAGGCAAAGAACACCAAGAAGGTGCTGAAGCTAAGTTTAGACAAGTGCAAGAAGCTTATGAGCATATTCAGAAGGAGCGTGGGTTTAAGTAA
- a CDS encoding T9SS type A sorting domain-containing protein, whose amino-acid sequence MKKNYNFLLFTTLISLAGFAQIEQVLDINDGEGNSSPNNLFVFNGALFFGADDSSGVNSPGSADLGRELWTTDGTTAGTSLVIDLRTGDDSSSPGNFFEYNDTMYFSANSGGGNVLFSSDGTTAGTTATGDGFVFNPTPLDGLVYFVDTTTGNSLNEFNGTTATLVGGSGPESLVGAVMIGYQSKIFCYMGETTDEPTIGRELYAYDPATDGFTLIKDITGDDGNSGISNFTILGTDLYFEALGVLWKTDGTDAGTIAVVAADIAGIGGVNNLYAWNDKLFFEGDDGSNDQLWSYDPVLDTVTNISNITGSIETGGNNHDPSDFAPLGDFLYYAGEISDNTSQYLFRTDGTTSVRLDDTIIDIDEITVLNGFLYFEADDEITGNELYRLDPTTLSIDRVTFSDLKIYPNPSVNSITVEGNFTDSVDYLISDINGRTILKGELINNTINYQLPSGMYLLQLNANNSKITKKIIVD is encoded by the coding sequence ATGAAAAAAAATTACAATTTTTTACTATTTACAACTCTTATTAGTCTTGCAGGTTTTGCGCAAATAGAACAAGTTTTAGATATAAACGACGGTGAAGGTAATAGTTCACCTAACAATTTATTTGTTTTTAACGGTGCTCTTTTTTTTGGTGCCGATGACAGCAGTGGAGTTAATTCGCCTGGAAGTGCTGATTTAGGCAGAGAACTTTGGACCACTGATGGCACTACTGCAGGAACTTCGCTTGTGATTGATTTAAGAACTGGAGATGATAGTTCTAGTCCTGGAAACTTTTTTGAATACAATGACACAATGTATTTCTCAGCAAATTCTGGAGGTGGTAATGTTTTATTCTCTTCGGACGGCACTACTGCTGGTACAACCGCAACAGGTGATGGATTTGTTTTCAATCCTACACCTTTAGATGGTTTAGTTTATTTTGTTGACACTACAACAGGTAATAGCCTTAATGAATTTAATGGCACTACTGCGACTTTAGTTGGAGGCTCTGGACCTGAAAGCCTTGTCGGAGCAGTAATGATTGGTTATCAAAGTAAAATTTTCTGTTATATGGGTGAAACTACAGACGAACCAACTATTGGAAGAGAACTATATGCTTACGATCCTGCGACAGATGGTTTTACATTAATTAAGGATATTACAGGTGACGATGGGAATTCTGGTATTAGTAATTTTACTATTTTAGGAACGGATCTCTATTTTGAAGCCTTAGGTGTATTATGGAAAACTGACGGAACCGATGCAGGCACAATTGCCGTAGTTGCAGCTGATATAGCAGGAATTGGAGGTGTCAATAATCTTTACGCTTGGAATGATAAACTGTTTTTTGAAGGAGACGATGGCTCTAATGATCAATTATGGTCGTATGATCCCGTTTTAGATACTGTAACTAACATCAGCAATATCACTGGCAGTATTGAGACAGGTGGAAACAATCACGACCCTTCTGATTTTGCGCCATTAGGTGATTTTTTATATTATGCAGGAGAAATTTCAGATAACACTAGCCAATATCTATTTAGAACTGATGGTACTACTTCTGTGAGATTAGACGACACTATTATTGATATTGACGAAATCACTGTTTTGAATGGATTTTTATATTTTGAAGCGGATGATGAAATTACTGGAAATGAATTATATCGATTGGATCCGACAACACTAAGTATTGATAGAGTGACATTCAGCGATTTAAAAATCTATCCAAATCCTTCTGTAAACTCAATTACGGTGGAAGGTAATTTTACAGATTCCGTAGATTACCTAATATCAGACATCAACGGACGTACTATTTTAAAAGGTGAATTAATTAATAATACTATTAATTATCAACTTCCATCTGGCATGTATTTACTACAGTTAAATGCGAACAATTCCAAAATTACAAAGAAAATTATTGTTGATTAA
- a CDS encoding SusC/RagA family TonB-linked outer membrane protein, which yields MTKITLIIVFSLTFFCGLSQNRRDISGIVKDQTTGQTLPGATVIIEGTSKGASTDLEGKFAYTIQANTAIESIVLVVSYLGFETQRILVGNKSFFEILLTEDSEALDEVVITSSYGTKKLKQEVVGSIARVKTKDIVAEQPVITFDELLEGQLAGVYIETNNRLGEETKINIRGQGSLTPLGANVVGTSTQPLIIVDGIILAEEVGIDGSNFFDAGTGNISENILNPLAKIGVQDIESFDVLKDAAAVGLYGADAANGVIIITTKSGRKGKLRFNAQLQSGISSPVNQFKFLSGEQYQTVFNLYNTNSGNLNAVMPWNGIDTDWFSLLNKAGTFNRYTMGASGGTKNWSYRANGTYQKNNEAQVNNSYTKLNTTLALDYKREKISVSLRFSPSITEKNDPNTLYAFAVAPTISVYDADGNYTPFETYGNPVAVANQNKKESQTFGILNSLSLNYQILDNLKFTTLFGLDYSEKEEDNLFSGLNGSGQFNDGTLGRRILRERNTKRWNWSANLFYNTKSKSKHYFDALLGIETRQEMVDLSYARGRGFAILDTPQPISTAESQDYQSDSSENTGRSIFTQLNYDFKKKYFFLVNFRVDQSSAFGSDNNTAINGGLGASWVISNEGFFSKSSKNPIEFLRLRASYGSTGNSRIGSYRALGLYTVDDDLDDFDGYNGNDYANPSSAPNPNLGWERNNKFNLGIDVNAFKMFKLTLEVFRDDIKDLIVSRNAIPESGFNNVQINGAEMYNQGIEFSIQANWLNSGDFKWNTNFNISKIENEVTSLVGLGSNTSAAERARAQRVGFSTSTIWGFDFIGIDPATGRALFNVDGNIYDASYVAANFDSSDWQPIGDSQPDFFGGLRNSFSYKGVNLNVIMAFAYGQDALIDRNLIDNYRILSNRNVSVNVFDDAWQQQGDNASLPLISDNNRIISNSSKYLFDETHINLRSINLSYDIPVNSKKNPFKALSIFVNAANVKLWYKDKSAANKNGIAEYRNVYPQMRTISLGVNASF from the coding sequence ATGACTAAAATCACGTTAATAATAGTTTTTAGCCTCACTTTTTTTTGTGGTTTGTCCCAAAATAGAAGAGACATTTCTGGTATCGTAAAAGATCAAACTACTGGTCAGACCTTACCAGGCGCTACTGTAATCATTGAAGGAACATCCAAAGGTGCGAGTACAGATCTAGAAGGTAAGTTTGCTTATACAATACAAGCTAATACTGCGATAGAATCCATCGTGTTAGTCGTCTCTTATTTGGGATTTGAAACACAGAGGATTTTGGTAGGTAATAAATCGTTTTTCGAAATTTTACTAACCGAAGATTCTGAGGCTTTAGATGAAGTGGTTATTACATCTTCCTATGGGACAAAGAAATTGAAACAGGAGGTAGTTGGAAGTATTGCGAGGGTAAAAACAAAAGATATTGTTGCCGAGCAACCCGTTATTACTTTTGATGAACTATTAGAAGGGCAATTAGCTGGTGTATATATTGAAACGAACAATAGACTCGGTGAGGAAACTAAAATCAATATTCGAGGCCAAGGGTCATTAACACCTCTTGGAGCGAATGTTGTGGGCACCTCAACACAACCTTTAATTATTGTCGATGGTATTATTCTAGCAGAAGAAGTTGGTATTGATGGAAGTAATTTTTTTGATGCTGGTACTGGGAATATTTCAGAAAATATTCTAAATCCCTTAGCAAAAATTGGCGTACAAGACATTGAGAGTTTTGATGTACTTAAAGATGCTGCTGCTGTAGGTTTATATGGAGCAGATGCTGCAAATGGTGTCATTATCATTACGACAAAATCTGGGCGTAAAGGAAAATTGCGTTTTAACGCACAATTACAATCTGGTATTAGCTCACCTGTTAACCAGTTTAAGTTCCTTAGTGGCGAACAGTATCAAACCGTTTTTAACCTCTATAATACTAATAGTGGAAATCTTAACGCTGTTATGCCATGGAATGGTATAGATACAGATTGGTTTTCATTACTTAATAAAGCAGGTACTTTTAATCGATACACTATGGGTGCTTCTGGTGGGACCAAAAATTGGAGTTATCGCGCGAATGGTACTTATCAAAAAAATAATGAAGCGCAAGTCAACAACAGTTATACCAAATTGAATACAACCTTAGCCTTAGATTATAAAAGAGAAAAAATTTCTGTAAGTTTACGTTTCTCGCCATCCATAACAGAAAAAAACGACCCTAACACGCTTTATGCCTTTGCTGTAGCACCAACAATTTCTGTTTATGATGCTGATGGAAACTATACACCTTTCGAAACCTATGGGAATCCTGTCGCTGTTGCTAACCAAAACAAAAAAGAATCTCAGACTTTTGGAATTCTGAATAGCTTATCACTTAACTATCAAATTCTTGATAACTTAAAGTTCACAACCCTTTTTGGTCTTGATTATTCCGAAAAAGAAGAAGATAATTTATTCTCTGGCCTAAATGGCTCTGGTCAATTTAATGATGGTACACTAGGCAGACGTATACTAAGAGAGCGAAATACAAAACGATGGAACTGGAGTGCAAACTTATTTTACAATACAAAGTCCAAATCCAAACACTATTTCGATGCCCTTTTAGGTATTGAAACTAGGCAAGAAATGGTTGATTTGTCTTATGCTAGAGGCAGAGGGTTTGCCATTTTAGACACACCTCAACCCATTAGTACGGCAGAATCTCAAGATTATCAAAGCGATAGCTCTGAAAATACTGGGCGTTCAATTTTTACACAGCTCAATTATGATTTTAAGAAGAAATATTTTTTCTTAGTAAATTTTAGAGTAGATCAAAGCTCTGCGTTTGGGTCTGATAATAATACTGCGATTAATGGAGGTCTTGGCGCAAGTTGGGTAATAAGTAACGAAGGCTTCTTTTCAAAGAGCTCTAAAAATCCTATCGAATTTTTAAGATTACGCGCTAGTTATGGTTCAACAGGAAACTCTAGAATAGGCTCCTATCGTGCTTTGGGGCTTTATACCGTTGATGATGATTTAGACGATTTTGATGGTTACAATGGAAATGATTATGCCAATCCTTCAAGTGCACCAAATCCGAACTTAGGCTGGGAACGTAATAACAAATTTAATTTGGGTATTGACGTCAATGCTTTTAAGATGTTTAAACTTACATTAGAAGTGTTTAGAGATGATATTAAAGATCTCATTGTATCAAGAAATGCTATTCCTGAGTCTGGCTTTAATAATGTTCAAATCAATGGTGCCGAAATGTACAATCAAGGTATTGAATTTTCTATTCAAGCCAATTGGTTAAATTCGGGAGACTTTAAATGGAATACTAATTTTAACATTTCAAAAATTGAAAATGAAGTGACTAGCCTAGTTGGATTGGGTTCTAACACCTCGGCGGCAGAACGAGCAAGAGCACAGCGTGTTGGCTTTTCAACCTCTACAATTTGGGGTTTTGATTTTATAGGTATTGATCCTGCAACAGGCAGAGCGCTTTTTAATGTTGACGGAAATATTTATGATGCGAGCTATGTAGCAGCAAATTTTGATTCTAGTGATTGGCAACCTATAGGCGATTCCCAACCCGATTTTTTTGGTGGTTTACGCAACAGCTTTAGTTACAAGGGTGTTAATCTAAATGTTATCATGGCATTTGCTTATGGCCAAGATGCTTTGATAGATCGTAATCTTATAGATAACTATCGTATTTTATCTAATAGAAACGTTAGTGTAAATGTTTTTGATGATGCTTGGCAACAGCAAGGCGATAATGCCTCTCTACCATTAATATCAGACAACAACCGTATTATTTCAAATTCTTCAAAATACCTGTTTGATGAAACGCATATTAACCTAAGATCTATCAATTTAAGTTATGATATTCCAGTCAATTCGAAAAAGAACCCATTTAAGGCCTTATCCATTTTTGTTAATGCGGCCAACGTAAAACTATGGTATAAGGATAAAAGTGCAGCTAATAAAAATGGGATTGCTGAGTATAGAAATGTATATCCACAAATGCGAACTATTTCGTTAGGTGTAAATGCCTCTTTTTAA